A section of the Clostridium felsineum DSM 794 genome encodes:
- a CDS encoding stage V sporulation protein S, with protein MEVLKVSAKSQPKSVAGALAAVLRSNNSAEVQAVGAGAINQAVKAIAITRGFVAPNGIDLVVVPAFAEISIEGQDRTAIKFIVESR; from the coding sequence AGTATTAAAGGTGTCAGCTAAATCTCAACCTAAATCTGTAGCAGGTGCATTAGCAGCAGTGCTTAGAAGTAATAATTCTGCTGAAGTACAAGCAGTAGGAGCTGGAGCTATAAATCAAGCAGTAAAGGCCATAGCAATAACTAGAGGATTTGTAGCTCCTAATGGAATTGATCTTGTTGTTGTTCCTGCATTTGCCGAGATATCTATCGAGGGTCAAGATAGAACGGCAATAAAGTTTATAGTTGAATCAAGATAG